One Verrucomicrobiota bacterium JB022 genomic region harbors:
- a CDS encoding DUF2255 family protein — MSDWSSEELEKIRPADDLHISPFRADGKTYGTPTWIWSVVVDGQLFVRAYHGRKSRWHQAAVTQRAGRIQVAGMQPEVTFEEVDDPQLNGRIDAAYREKYAESPYLPPMISDRTRAATILIQPNREA, encoded by the coding sequence GCTCAGAGGAGCTGGAGAAGATCCGGCCGGCAGACGATCTGCACATCTCGCCCTTCCGTGCCGACGGCAAAACCTATGGTACGCCTACCTGGATCTGGTCCGTCGTAGTCGACGGCCAGCTCTTTGTGCGGGCCTACCACGGGCGCAAGTCTCGCTGGCATCAGGCGGCGGTAACGCAGAGAGCCGGGCGGATCCAGGTGGCAGGTATGCAGCCGGAGGTGACGTTCGAGGAGGTCGACGATCCGCAGCTTAATGGCCGGATCGACGCAGCCTACCGCGAGAAATACGCCGAAAGCCCTTACCTGCCTCCGATGATCAGCGACCGGACGCGGGCGGCCACCATCCTCATCCAACCCAATCGCGAGGCCTAG
- a CDS encoding MFS transporter, producing the protein MSTTDLSSRRSPAATLGVVAGGTMLALIVFTLPLTTVAATVAELSAGPRGQAWILSGMPLGAAAGLLGAGALGDNHGRKRVFVAGLVLLVAASIMGALAPSTLLLILARLLQGLSSSAMLACGLGLIGQVFPSGHERAKAAGVWAAGLGAGVAVGPIIAAALLSLGGWRASYWVMAALAAPLAVVGQWLLPDTEAVGGRRVDYAGALVLMLGLTAFLSALTEARLGLRPLVLWLLAAGVVLLAGFMWIEARSDNPILQLSLFRRADFVGATMGAFASGAGVLAIMTLVPTVLEQSLGVSPLLAAVVLVAWSAMTAVTALAAQHLHAGLRPRTLLFTSMAGCGLGQLLLLLIHPAGGVLRALPGLFLAGVSNGFLNAALGHQAVQSVPHHRTAMGSAANNTARYLGSAIGITTAAILIAHGAEKGGASGLFEGWHQALLVSVAFTAVGAATVYFAREQASPAAPQTQPL; encoded by the coding sequence ATGAGCACTACCGATCTCTCCTCACGGCGCTCCCCTGCTGCAACCCTTGGGGTGGTGGCAGGCGGCACCATGCTGGCCTTGATCGTGTTCACCCTGCCGTTGACGACGGTCGCGGCGACGGTCGCCGAATTGTCTGCGGGGCCCAGGGGACAGGCATGGATCCTGAGCGGTATGCCCTTGGGGGCCGCCGCCGGGCTGCTCGGGGCCGGGGCACTGGGTGATAACCATGGGCGCAAGCGCGTCTTCGTCGCCGGCCTCGTCCTCCTCGTGGCAGCGTCGATCATGGGAGCCCTGGCGCCTTCCACCTTGCTGCTGATCCTGGCGCGGCTGCTGCAAGGGCTTTCCTCTTCGGCCATGCTCGCCTGCGGGCTGGGCTTGATCGGGCAGGTTTTCCCCAGCGGGCATGAGCGGGCCAAGGCAGCCGGCGTCTGGGCTGCCGGGCTGGGGGCCGGCGTGGCCGTAGGGCCTATCATCGCCGCAGCGCTGCTGTCGCTGGGTGGATGGCGCGCCTCTTATTGGGTGATGGCTGCCCTGGCAGCCCCACTCGCCGTTGTCGGGCAATGGCTCTTGCCGGATACGGAGGCTGTTGGCGGGCGACGCGTCGACTACGCCGGCGCACTGGTCCTCATGCTCGGCCTCACCGCCTTTCTCTCGGCCTTGACGGAAGCGCGCCTCGGCCTGCGCCCGCTCGTGCTGTGGCTGCTGGCCGCCGGAGTAGTCCTGCTCGCTGGTTTTATGTGGATCGAAGCCCGGAGCGACAACCCGATCCTGCAGCTATCCCTCTTTCGACGGGCCGACTTTGTAGGTGCCACGATGGGAGCCTTCGCTTCCGGCGCGGGCGTGCTGGCCATCATGACGCTTGTGCCCACCGTGCTGGAGCAATCGTTGGGCGTGAGCCCGCTACTGGCCGCAGTGGTATTGGTCGCGTGGTCGGCCATGACCGCCGTCACCGCGCTTGCAGCCCAACACCTGCACGCGGGGCTCCGCCCACGCACGCTGCTCTTTACCAGTATGGCGGGTTGTGGCTTGGGGCAGTTGCTGCTCCTGCTGATCCATCCGGCCGGAGGCGTCTTGCGGGCGCTTCCCGGGCTGTTTCTGGCCGGTGTTTCAAATGGCTTCCTCAATGCGGCGCTTGGGCACCAGGCGGTGCAGAGCGTGCCGCACCACCGCACGGCAATGGGCAGTGCGGCCAACAACACGGCCCGCTACCTCGGCTCGGCCATCGGCATCACGACCGCAGCCATCCTGATTGCCCACGGGGCCGAAAAGGGCGGTGCGAGCGGTCTCTTCGAAGGCTGGCACCAGGCTCTGCTCGTCTCCGTGGCGTTCACGGCCGTCGGCGCGGCCACCGTTTATTTTGCCCGGGAGCAGGCAAGCCCTGCCGCTCCCCAAACCCAACCCCTCTAA
- a CDS encoding SDR family oxidoreductase, with amino-acid sequence MNNIQDKVIVITGASSGLGAETARYLSRLGAKVVLGARRMERLEKLAQEIGLDAKAIVKTDVTDRHQVKALVDRAIELHGRVDVILNNAGLMPSSMLDKLKFDEWDQMIDVNIKGTLYGIAAALPYMQKQKSGHIINVSSVAGHKVGPGGAVYAGTKWAVRAISEGLRQEVKPYNIRTTIVSPGAVDTELTDTITDEDVAAGMKEVYQQAIPASSFARVIEFALNQPAEVDINEVLFRPTSQQY; translated from the coding sequence ATGAACAACATCCAAGACAAAGTCATCGTCATTACAGGTGCCTCCAGTGGACTGGGGGCCGAGACCGCCCGCTACCTTTCCAGGCTGGGCGCCAAGGTCGTCCTCGGCGCACGCCGGATGGAGCGCCTCGAAAAACTCGCCCAGGAAATCGGCCTCGACGCCAAGGCGATCGTCAAAACCGACGTAACCGACCGTCACCAGGTCAAGGCGCTCGTCGACCGCGCGATTGAGCTGCATGGGCGCGTCGACGTGATCCTGAACAACGCCGGCCTGATGCCCAGCTCGATGCTCGACAAGCTGAAGTTTGACGAGTGGGACCAGATGATCGACGTCAACATCAAGGGCACCCTCTACGGGATCGCCGCCGCCCTGCCCTACATGCAAAAGCAGAAGTCGGGGCACATCATCAACGTGTCGTCCGTCGCCGGCCACAAGGTGGGCCCGGGCGGTGCCGTCTACGCCGGCACGAAGTGGGCCGTGCGCGCGATCTCCGAAGGCCTGCGCCAGGAAGTAAAACCCTACAACATCCGCACCACCATCGTTTCGCCTGGAGCCGTGGATACCGAACTGACGGACACGATTACCGACGAAGACGTCGCCGCCGGCATGAAGGAAGTCTACCAGCAGGCGATCCCCGCCAGCTCTTTCGCCCGCGTGATCGAGTTTGCGCTCAACCAGCCGGCCGAGGTGGACATCAACGAGGTGCTCTTCCGCCCCACCAGCCAGCAATACTAG